The Hordeum vulgare subsp. vulgare chromosome 7H, MorexV3_pseudomolecules_assembly, whole genome shotgun sequence DNA window GTTGATGAGAGAAAGAAATATATTATATTACATCTGGGTAAATGTTTAGAGGCTGCAACATCTTTATACATTGTGGGGTTTTGAACAAAGTTTAGAGGCAAGCATGTGGGTCCCGTATTAGAGGCACTGCTGCCTCCACACATTGTGGATGCTTTTAGGAGTTAGATGTGAGACTAGATGTGAAATAACAATTATGTTTGGTTAAATACTCGTTTTTTTAACTCAGTTCATTTTGTTGTCTCAAATGTTTGCTAGCAACGAATATGTTATGAAATGACATGTCATGATCCACTTTTCTACAACTATAAATATCTTCGATGCTTTATGACCACATTTATAAGACTTTGTCATTGTTATTGGCATGTTGACAATATTTTGCAGTGAACCTACTGAAaaatatatatcggcctcttggTCATGCGTTGTATATATGTGTTCTTCATATCTCCTAGGCTTAACTTTTAATTTATGATGGCTGAACCCGGCTATAGCAAAGGCACAAGGCACGCGCCATTCCATCTAGTCAAATGAAGTGGGGGAGGTCACGGCGAGCACATATGCAAGGTCGTGATTCGAAAATCATATTCTTACGATTGAAGATTTTATGAAATATGTATGTACCATAGTTTATTTTAgattgtactccctctgttttcaAATATAGAACATTTTAAAGATTACATTATAAAATACATACGAATATACATAAATATATTATAAAGTGTTCATTCACTCATTTTATAATGAATTTAAAAAATATCTATTTATAAATGGAAGGAGTATAATTGCTCCCACGTGGTTTAGCAACCGTCGCCGGAACTGGCACGTAAAACTTTTTGTAGAACATGTACATATGAATAGCATTGCTGGTCGAGATTACCACAACTCGTCATGATTGAATTTACTCCCTTCAATCTAAAATGCAAGCAGcttaattttttgaaaaattaaacATATCGGTGTTTGACCAAAGCAACAGAGACAAATGTTAACGTCCACGATATCAGATGAGAATTATTTAGTTAGTCACGAAATATTATTTCATAGTATTATATATAGTTCATTCTGTAGATGCTACTCctttcgtcccaaaataactgtcttaagcttagtacaaatttatactagatctagtataaagttgagacagttattttgggatagggtatttttttctaaaataaaGAATCTAGTTAGCTTTCACATCCCATTGATGCTGCCTGCCTCCCTCCCACAATggtttgtaattttttttctccTAGATGATGAACCATGGTTCGTATCATCGCAAATAGAATGATCAAATATCCCCCCGACAAAAAGGACAGTAGTTTCATGCATACATACACCATTCTACATTTTCTTGCGAGTATGTAAACCATTCTACATATTGCTGGGAGACAAACAACATATGAACCATAACCAATTCAAAAGCCTAATTAATCAGTTCGGCTAAATTACTAAGTATAGTACTGAACAACATGTGATCCACTTTGATGGCATGGCTGACACCATCCATTCGGATTACATCGTACTATCCTTCTAGTAACTAACAACAAGACTTGATCAACTTTTACTGAACTCTCTAGAAATAtacgtactactactactacggagTACTACTGAATTAACGAACAAGAAAGCTTAATTAGCCGCCTTCTGATGAGTCATGGGTCATGTGTTGTTGGAGAAGATCATGTGCTGCCTCACGGGCACTCTCCCCAGCCCTCCTCGGCGTCCACGGCGGCGGCCGGTCTCCTGGCGCGCGCGCCGCCCATGGACGAAGCCACCTCCACGAGGATCCTCGCCGGCACGTGCGCGCACGCCTCCAGCCGCCGGAGCGCGTCGCCGGCCTCGTGTGCGCCGCCGACGTGAGCCGCCATCACCTCCAAGCAAAGCGCGGCCGCCATCGCGACGCGCAGCGGCACCCTCCTCGGCGCCGCGGCCACGGCCCGGAGCGTGCGCGCGGCCGCCGCGGCGCGCCGGCGCGCCACCCCCGCCTCGAGGCCCATCTTCTTGGCCCACCCCTCAAGCACCTCCTCGCCCCGCGCGCGGGGGCTCTTACTCTTAgccgccgccggcggcctcccccTCCGCCCCTGCGGCGCCgcagccgccgtcgtcgtcgtggcGGAGTCGGCCGTGCACACGCAGGAGCTCGACGTGGTCATGCCGGACacggcctcgtcctcctccttaggCGCGTAGCAGACGCGCGTGCGGCGGTGGCGGGAGGCGAGGAAGTTGGCGCCGTGGACCCTGGCGTCGCAGGGCGCGCAGAGGAACGCCGCGTCGGCCGCGCAGTGCACGTCCGCCCGGGCGCCGCAGAGCGCGCACCTCGCCCCCGCGCCGCCACACACCCCTCCATCACGCTCCATCTCGTGGTCGCTCGCAGGTACGCCGGATGTcttccaggaggaggaggaggacggcggcggtcgAGGCAGCGTGGTGTGCTTCACCTCGACCGGGCGAGTATATAAAGACGGAGACGGAGGCCGAGCTAGCCCGCTCGCCAACATCCTCTCGTCTCGCCGCTGGCTGGCGAGGACGAGATCTTTTCCGCTCCCCACGTCCCCCCGTATCGTCCACGTGCAGTTTGCGTGGTCATGGGCGCGAGCCGCGAGCGGCGTCCGATCCTCGCCCCGATCGCCGCGACGTGGAGGGCGCGCGGCCGTCCCGGCCGCTCACGCGATTCGCACCGGGCCCGGCGGCAGCGACCGATGGCACCTCGCGAGCGGTGGCCATGTGGCCGCCCGCTGCGCGGTCGACACCTGGTGGCGCACTCGGCACAAGTGGCTGCGGTTGATCGAGCGCGGGGCGAGGGGGGGCCGAGCGAGGATCGCCGTGAGCCGCGAGTTTGAGAGGGGCGTCGCCATCGGCGGGATGCGCCGATGGAGGCGTAGAGCCATCCGTGGCCACGAAACCTCGTCCCCCTCGAAGTACGTACTACTCTActattgttattgttttgttcATGGCGCCCACGCCGGCCCGCACGTCGCTGTCGGGGCTCGGTCGGTCGTCCGTGGCTTTGCCTGCCGCTGATTCTTTGCCCCGTCGTAGAAGCGAGGAAGGAAGATCTGCCCTGGTAGTGCGTTGAATTCTCGGCTCCTTCGAATTTTTTTACACGAACTTCGCTGTCCGCATCGGTCTTTCGAGTGGGTGACGGCGTTTTGCGGCAGCCAGGTTGGTAGAAATGTGGTGTGTTGGCAGTGCAGACCCTCTCACGCCACGCATTTACTCGCAGAATATATTATAAGCCATGCtgtttttttttattcttttgctgCTGACCACATGCATCCAGTCGGCATGAGGACGAGAGGACGGAGACCACCAGCATGAGGCTCCGGTCGATCGGTGATCGATCGCAGGACGATCGATCAACTGAGGCCACGAGCGGCGGGACGATCGAATTCGTGGAGCGCGAGCCGAGCGCGCGATGCTCCTCCTCTGCGGACCGACACGCCAACATTCCCCGTCCATTCCTGGAAAAGCAAAGGTTCGACCGCTCGGTGATGGTGGATCGACACCAGACCCCGGAGGAACCTTCCGGAACCCCCTTGTTTGGGTCAACTTTTGCTTCGAATAGTTTCCTGGTTGTGCTCGGTGGAGTAGTATCTTGTGGGCCGCGAGGGTGCACGTACGCGCCGGCGGAGTTAACAAGCAGGGGCGGCTACGTACGTATGCACGGCATCGTCTGGATTTTTTGCTAGTAGTTCTCTGTCCCAACGTCCAACTAAAATCTAAAAAAATTATGATCTATTTTTTTTACCGTTAGTTGAAATGGAGTTGCACCATCTTATAAAATGAACTATGTACCACTTGTTTTTATCGGTCAGGAACGATGGGATATTACCGACTTGGACGTGGGTCCAGACCATGTCTCTCCATCCGGACGCGCGTATATCCACGTCCAGACCATGTCTCTCCATCCGGACGCGCGTATATATACGTGAGGTTCcgtcaaccctagccgccgtcacaACATATGGCTCACACTGTTTCAGATCATTGCGCCGTCATTCAAGTCTTCTTCATCCTTCCTTCCGACGTGCACCACGAGAAGGGATAGCATGCCTCCGGAACCCCGCCTTTCGTGAtcatgtacgggagaggggcgatcagGTTTTTGGAAATCGCACTCGCATGACTGCTCGCAGCAACtacttcccggacgacgacttcttccccgatgtcGACAACCTCTTCATCAACGACATGGCCGACAACACCAACGCTAGCGATTCTGCTCATGTTGCACTGTATGCAATCTTGTCCTCTCTGTTTAAGATCATGCTAGAATTTCTATGTCTAGTTTATGTCGTAGATTTAATCAACTCGTCTactatgctactccctccgtttcaaaatataagaccttttagagatttcactaggagactacatacggaacaaaatgagtgaatgtacactctaaaatatgtctacatacatccgtatgtagtttatagtgcaatctctaaaaggtcttgtatttaggaacagagggagtagtttgtGCGATTCGTTCAATCTTTGTTATTGCTTGTATATGATTTATTTACTGTTTATTTGGATTAAATTTCGTAGTAGTTTGCTCATAGACTCAACAATTCAAAAAatttattataggcaatttacttCAGGTGGTTTTGCTACGCATCTCAAGCCGTCCATCTTCAAGGGGGTGCAATATAAGAGATGGCGCACGAGAGCAGTCTACTGGTTTTAAACCATGTACTGTTATGACGCCACCAAGGACAAGCCTGAGGGTGATCTTAAACCTGCATAGCAGGAAGCTTTCGAGAAGATTGATATCCTCTTTAAGGGCGCCCTTCTGAGTGTTGTTGAGGATTTCATTGTGGATTCGTATATGTCGTCTGATAGCGGCAAGGACGTGTGGGTTGTGCTCGAGGCCAAGTTTGGAACCTCGGACGTTGGCAGTGAGTTGTACGTCATGAAGTAATTCTATGACTACAAGATGACTGGTGAGCGCTCTATTGTTCagcaagctcatgagatacagtCCCTCGCGGAAGAGCTTGAGTACTTCAAGTGTTTGTTGTCGGATAAGTTTGTGGTCGGAGGCATCAttgccaagctttcaccttcgtggAACAATTTTGCTACTTTACTGAAACACAAGAGAGGAATTTTTCGTTTCAGATCTCACTGGATCTCTTGATGTCAAAAAGAcggcgagagcaaaagacacacgtgctcgagcTATTGATGGAGCTTCTAGTTTCCACATggtacaaaagaagaaattccacCTCAACAAGaccaaaacaacaagaacaaatcaTAGGGCAAAGGCAAGTTTGCTGCAAAGAATAAGTCGTCACACTCTACCAACTTTAAGAAGAATTTTCATAAGAAGGGGAAGGGAGTATGCCATGTGTGCGGTGATCCTAATCATTGAGCTCCGAGATGTCCTAACAGTTGTGAGGAGCGCGAACCTGAGAAGAGCTGCAAGTTCGTTAATGTTGTCATCGGTTATACTGATATGAAGGAATCTGGAGGTATTTTTCCAACCATCCTTTTAGTATGTCATTCTCCTGATTGGTTAATTGACACGTGTGTCAATGTACATGTTTGTGCTGATACCTACATGTTTTGTTTTTATCAGGTCGCAAGGACTTCTCCTGTGCTGATGGTTAATGGGTCACATGCCATTGTTCGAGGTGTCGGTACGGTCGATCTAAAGTTTACTCCAGG harbors:
- the LOC123410424 gene encoding B-box zinc finger protein 32-like; translation: MLASGLARPPSPSLYTRPVEVKHTTLPRPPPSSSSSWKTSGVPASDHEMERDGGVCGGAGARCALCGARADVHCAADAAFLCAPCDARVHGANFLASRHRRTRVCYAPKEEDEAVSGMTTSSSCVCTADSATTTTAAAAPQGRRGRPPAAAKSKSPRARGEEVLEGWAKKMGLEAGVARRRAAAAARTLRAVAAAPRRVPLRVAMAAALCLEVMAAHVGGAHEAGDALRRLEACAHVPARILVEVASSMGGARARRPAAAVDAEEGWGECP